The segment CGTAACCcatgttcttaaaaaaatcctttggCTCTTCATCTGACATGATGATAGTGATATTCTTAATCCTGGCCTAAAACGTGAGGAACATCGCCAGAGCCAAGTCCTGGAAGAACGGCTTTAGAAGCAGCATCCAGAAAACGCCATTGCCTGATGGTTATGTTGCCAGAAACACATCGCCCGCGCAAGCCCCTTACATAGTTTAAGAGTACCTATATACCTAATGTATATTGATATTAAAGTGCATTTATAATCAGagttttcttatttgtttAAGCTTAACGTGGTTAATTGTTTGTGTACTCTATTCTCTaagttagggataaagacgttgaCACCTATATGCCTTTTCCTGTTTTTAAATTCCTAAGGATACGCCGAGAAAAATCTGAAGATAGAAATCGAACAGGAGTTTTTTCTACCTCTTCACTACATAGTGTAAAGCAAAGTATCTTCCCACGTCtgtatgtatctttaaaactacaggattttgatgcggtttttttaatagatagagtgattcatgAGGTAGGTTTCTATGTACAAATTCAACCCGTGCGAAACCGGAGCCGGTCGCTAGTATGGATATAAACATAACGTGGAAAgggtaataaacttggaacttttaggcgataggtaagctagcagcctgtctgaatttcaattccattactAAGCCAtctagctgaatgtggtctgtcagtcttttcgagactgttctGTATACTCGTAAGGCACTCATAAGGCATACGGACGTGGTTTAAATAGGAGATATTACTCTCACGTAATCTaactttcaataaatttatcattttgttttcatctGCCATCAATGTGCCAGTGAAACCCTTCAGCCTGGATTTTCAGGAACTCCTCCgtttattggaaaaaaaaaccagatttaaaacaacattttattaacaacaaataatattagattAGAACATTTGTATAAAATCCATATCGTATAGACTGTTATTGTCTAAGTGgaatgatttaataaattcgaagagtaaattttaaattaaacatggcaagaacaataaacaaatttcataaaatatacttaaaattaaattaaatgtcaaaCAATAATGGCACTAATCAAATCACTACCTAAATATTGTAGGTATTAGTGGAGTAAGTATAgattatcaatataataatttgtgtCCCTATAAGTTTCGTTTGGTAGCTTTCGAGTCTAGCAACTTTTGGCtatttctaccccgcaagcaaagacgtgatatttgtgtttgcttaaatattattaatcagTAGATTAAGAATCGGTgtaatgtcaataaaatatttatagtaggTAGGAAATTAAGACTTTTAGGTACGTAGATACGTACTTaatcttcacattttttaatttatttataagtatttgtatttaatacaGCACTTTGCTTATACTTAGGTAGatatcttttaaatctaaaaaatacCGTTTACTGGTTTACTGTTTTACTGGTAACATTCTGTTTCACTTtagttttcagttttttgttttcttttaaaatatcttactGTAAATtgtgacttttttttataaaaatggcatgtaacttttattttactctttttttcaatagataaTCTACTCGTATCTGGTTATAAGGAAGGGTTGGTTTGAGACCtgtgacttttggctctgtctacggtTAGGGATATAGCGTAATGTGTATGTGTTGGTTTTCTTCCCAGCCTTTCATTGACAAGCCAAATGAGTTTCATTGCAATTTTCTCTGATAATTTACAGCCCTGAAGCACTGCACGCCGTTAGCGACTCCCAATGAGAAATTACACAAAGACAGGGCATAATTAATGGGCCTGATGACCAGGCAGTACCGGGTCCAGATGAGGCCGGTGGCGGCGAGGGTGGCTGCCTGGGTCGGAGACACCTTGTCCAGGGGGCGTCGGTACTCGTCCAGGGAAACTAGCACTAGGGCCTGGAATCAGTTTTGAAATGACCATGCATACTTAGGTATACTAATAAGGTACAGAGTGACGTAATTCGGCCTCTAACgttggcctctgtggcgcagcggtagtgcgcttgtctgtaatttaagattctattctaagtataatttaatattgtgaagttgacgttgttgaagaaaatgctgcagtgcagtttgttaccgcttcttctgcactgacgccttggaagcggcagtaaacttagtttttaagtaatttatttgacgttaaccaatgttgt is part of the Amyelois transitella isolate CPQ chromosome 20, ilAmyTran1.1, whole genome shotgun sequence genome and harbors:
- the LOC106134439 gene encoding mitochondrial pyruvate carrier 2 isoform X2; the protein is MSKVYKTLVTAADRFVPSKLRPLWEHEAGPKTIFFWAPAFKWALVLVSLDEYRRPLDKVSPTQAATLAATGLIWTRYCLVIRPINYALSLCNFSLGVANGVQCFRAVNYQRKLQ